In Streptomyces qaidamensis, one DNA window encodes the following:
- a CDS encoding STAS domain-containing protein: MSYRRPPGLPIVDAMTPPVLVLPGPLTRDEVRGLSDEVRALLHGSGARVVVCDVAGLGPPGLAAVDLLARLQLAARRAGGRIRLRDPDPALRALLDLVGLRFEVEGEVEEREPALGVEEAVEPGDPAV, encoded by the coding sequence ATGAGTTACCGGCGCCCGCCCGGTCTACCGATCGTGGACGCCATGACACCGCCCGTGCTCGTACTGCCCGGCCCCCTCACCCGGGACGAGGTGAGAGGGCTCAGCGACGAGGTCCGGGCACTGCTGCACGGCAGCGGTGCCCGGGTCGTGGTGTGCGATGTCGCGGGCCTGGGGCCGCCGGGCCTCGCCGCCGTCGACCTGCTGGCGAGGCTCCAGCTGGCCGCCCGCCGCGCCGGGGGGCGGATCCGGCTGCGCGACCCCGACCCGGCCCTACGCGCCCTGCTCGACCTGGTCGGTCTCCGCTTCGAGGTGGAGGGGGAGGTCGAAGAGCGGGAACCAGCGCTGGGTGTCGAGGAAGCAGTGGAACCCGGTGATCCGGCCGTCTGA
- a CDS encoding sigma-70 family RNA polymerase sigma factor, whose protein sequence is MANGTATPTDLDTRLEAHRTELTGYCYRMLGSSFEAEDAVQDTMVRAWRSYDKFEGRSSLRSWLYRIATNVCLDMLTAGNKHARPMDLTESTPLAQAALSPRPDNTWLEPMPDARVLPTTGDPAEAAIAKESVRLAFMAALQQLPAKQRAVLILREVLAWKASEVAELLDTSVASVNSALQRARATLAERQEPGAEAAVSDPLDEDQQKLLDRYVAAFEGYDMTALTALLHEDAVMTMPPFDLWLTGTRDITGFMTTLGAPCAGSRLVPVQVNGLPGFAQYKPDPEKGGFTPWAVQVLEISDGRITGFHCFLDTQRWFPLFDLPLHLEAETDQVEQGA, encoded by the coding sequence ATGGCGAACGGCACGGCGACACCGACGGACCTGGACACCAGGCTGGAGGCACACCGGACGGAGCTGACGGGGTACTGCTACCGGATGCTCGGCTCCTCCTTCGAGGCGGAGGACGCGGTGCAGGACACGATGGTCCGCGCCTGGCGCAGCTACGACAAGTTCGAGGGCCGCTCCAGCCTGCGCTCCTGGCTCTACCGCATCGCGACCAACGTGTGCCTGGACATGCTGACCGCGGGCAACAAGCACGCCCGGCCCATGGACCTGACCGAGTCCACCCCGCTCGCCCAGGCCGCTCTCTCCCCCCGACCGGACAACACCTGGCTGGAGCCCATGCCGGACGCCCGTGTGCTGCCCACCACCGGTGACCCGGCGGAGGCGGCGATCGCCAAGGAGTCCGTGCGGCTCGCGTTCATGGCCGCCCTGCAGCAGCTCCCGGCCAAGCAGCGGGCCGTGCTGATCCTGCGCGAGGTCCTGGCCTGGAAGGCCAGTGAGGTCGCCGAGCTGCTGGACACCTCGGTGGCGTCGGTGAACAGCGCCCTCCAGCGGGCCCGTGCCACCCTCGCCGAGCGGCAGGAACCGGGCGCCGAGGCGGCCGTCTCCGACCCGCTGGACGAGGACCAGCAGAAGCTGCTGGACCGCTATGTGGCGGCCTTCGAGGGCTACGACATGACGGCGCTGACGGCGCTGCTGCACGAGGACGCGGTCATGACGATGCCGCCGTTCGACCTGTGGCTGACCGGCACGCGCGACATCACCGGCTTCATGACCACCCTCGGCGCGCCCTGCGCGGGGTCCCGGCTGGTGCCCGTCCAGGTCAACGGCCTGCCCGGGTTCGCCCAGTACAAGCCGGACCCCGAGAAGGGCGGCTTCACGCCGTGGGCGGTCCAGGTGCTGGAGATCTCAGACGGCCGGATCACCGGGTTCCACTGCTTCCTCGACACCCAGCGCTGGTTCCCGCTCTTCGACCTCCCCCTCCACCTCGAAGCGGAGACCGACCAGGTCGAGCAGGGCGCGTAG
- the dnaN gene encoding DNA polymerase III subunit beta — translation MEFRIDRTEFADAVGRAARALPGRTPVPVLGGLLLEADAGRLAVTGFDFEAAVRVEADAEVAVPGRVLVLGRRLLDVCRVLPDGPVGCVLEGSRFTVEADGTRFGLSTLPLAEYPSPPGPPAPYGTVDAAAFATAVAQVAVAAGRDDTLPLLTGVQLRLDGGEMTLSASDRYRYAVRRLEWKPEAAAGDGAVEMLLPARRLLDMARSLGRGGDVRIGWEPGGGGGLVGFEGGRTRTALRLLDGRLPAYRSLFDMAGAAVAEVAREDLAEAVRRVAVVAEANSPVRLDFSAGGSVRLRAGYGDDVAAQRLPATLSGADEVPVAFNPAYLLDALTSFESPRVRLELLGAGQRALLHAVPGDGEEGAGAAAGEHRHLLMSVKELV, via the coding sequence ATGGAGTTCCGCATCGACCGTACGGAGTTCGCCGATGCCGTGGGCCGGGCGGCACGCGCGCTGCCCGGGCGGACACCGGTGCCGGTGCTGGGCGGGCTGCTGCTGGAGGCGGACGCGGGGCGGCTGGCCGTGACGGGGTTCGACTTCGAGGCGGCCGTCCGGGTGGAGGCCGACGCGGAGGTCGCCGTGCCCGGGCGGGTGCTCGTCCTGGGGCGGCGGCTGCTGGACGTCTGCCGGGTGCTGCCGGACGGGCCGGTGGGCTGTGTGCTGGAGGGCTCGCGGTTCACGGTGGAGGCGGACGGTACGCGCTTCGGGCTGTCGACGCTGCCGCTCGCGGAGTACCCGTCCCCGCCCGGGCCGCCCGCGCCCTACGGCACCGTCGACGCCGCCGCCTTCGCGACCGCCGTCGCCCAGGTCGCGGTCGCCGCCGGACGCGACGACACGCTGCCCCTGCTGACGGGCGTACAACTGCGCCTCGACGGCGGGGAGATGACCCTGTCGGCCTCGGACCGCTACCGGTACGCGGTACGGCGGCTGGAATGGAAGCCGGAGGCCGCCGCCGGGGACGGGGCCGTGGAGATGCTGCTGCCCGCACGGCGGCTGCTGGACATGGCGCGGTCGCTGGGGCGCGGCGGGGACGTGCGGATCGGGTGGGAGCCGGGCGGGGGCGGCGGGCTGGTCGGCTTCGAGGGCGGGCGGACGCGGACCGCGCTGCGGCTGCTGGACGGGCGGCTGCCGGCGTACAGGTCGCTGTTCGACATGGCGGGGGCCGCGGTCGCCGAGGTGGCGCGCGAGGACCTCGCGGAGGCGGTACGGCGGGTCGCGGTGGTGGCGGAGGCGAACAGCCCCGTGCGGCTGGACTTCTCGGCCGGCGGATCCGTACGGCTGCGCGCCGGCTACGGCGACGACGTGGCGGCCCAGCGGCTGCCCGCCACGCTGAGCGGCGCCGACGAGGTGCCGGTCGCGTTCAACCCGGCCTACCTGCTGGACGCCCTGACGTCCTTCGAGAGCCCGCGGGTGCGGCTGGAACTGCTCGGGGCGGGGCAGCGGGCGCTGCTGCACGCGGTGCCGGGCGACGGGGAGGAGGGTGCGGGCGCGGCGGCCGGGGAGCACCGGCATCTGCTCATGTCGGTCAAGGAGCTGGTGTGA
- a CDS encoding MFS transporter — protein MSPASTGASTIVGADASVPTPDSRVSPGGPGYRRMSFALFLAGVATFALLYSTQALLPLISGEFGVAASDASWTVAAATGGLALFVLPMSALSERFGRRAVMTASLAVAVTLGLLVPLAPSLGVLIALRALQGAALAGLPASATAYLAEEVSPKALVTAIGLFVAGNSVGGMSGRVITGWVAQEWGWRIAVGVIGVIAVACAVAFRLLLPAPKHFRAGSLRPGVLARTVRAHLSDPLLCRLYAIGALFMTVFGGVYTVIGYRLTEAPFSLPQGIIGSIFLVYLVGTVSASTAGRLVGRLGRRGALYAAGGTTTAGLLLSLAGSLPLVLAGLVLITAGFFAGHAVASSAVSKTAAHGRAQASALYQSAYYIGSSAGSTVGALAFHASGWAGTVGVGLLAVLGVVTITVFGTRAARLQRRELATAA, from the coding sequence ATGTCTCCCGCCAGTACCGGGGCGTCCACGATCGTGGGCGCCGATGCCTCTGTTCCCACCCCCGATTCACGTGTCTCCCCGGGCGGCCCCGGCTACCGCCGGATGAGCTTCGCCCTCTTCCTCGCGGGTGTCGCGACCTTCGCGCTGCTGTACTCCACCCAGGCGCTGCTCCCGCTGATCTCCGGCGAGTTCGGAGTGGCGGCGAGCGACGCGAGCTGGACGGTGGCCGCCGCGACGGGCGGGCTGGCGCTGTTCGTGCTGCCGATGAGCGCCCTGTCGGAACGCTTCGGACGCCGGGCGGTCATGACCGCGTCGCTCGCGGTGGCCGTCACGCTCGGGCTGCTGGTGCCGCTGGCCCCCTCCCTCGGTGTGCTGATCGCGCTGCGGGCGCTGCAGGGCGCCGCCCTGGCCGGGCTGCCCGCTTCGGCGACCGCGTATCTCGCGGAGGAGGTCAGCCCGAAGGCGCTGGTCACGGCGATCGGACTGTTCGTCGCGGGCAACAGCGTCGGCGGGATGAGCGGCCGGGTCATCACCGGCTGGGTCGCGCAGGAATGGGGCTGGCGGATCGCCGTCGGTGTCATCGGGGTGATCGCGGTGGCGTGTGCGGTGGCCTTCCGGCTGCTGCTCCCCGCCCCGAAGCACTTCAGGGCCGGTTCGCTGCGGCCGGGTGTCCTGGCCCGGACGGTCCGCGCCCACCTGTCCGACCCGCTGCTGTGCCGGCTGTACGCGATCGGCGCGCTGTTCATGACCGTCTTCGGCGGTGTGTACACGGTCATCGGCTACCGGCTGACCGAGGCTCCGTTCTCGCTGCCTCAGGGCATCATCGGCTCGATCTTCCTGGTGTACCTGGTCGGCACGGTGTCGGCGTCGACGGCGGGCCGGCTGGTCGGGCGGCTGGGCCGCCGGGGCGCGCTGTACGCGGCGGGCGGTACGACGACGGCGGGCCTGCTGCTGTCCCTGGCGGGCTCGCTCCCGCTGGTCCTGGCGGGCCTGGTCCTGATCACGGCGGGCTTCTTCGCGGGCCACGCGGTCGCCTCCTCCGCGGTCAGCAAGACGGCCGCGCACGGCCGCGCCCAGGCTTCGGCGCTGTACCAGTCCGCGTACTACATCGGTTCCAGCGCGGGCAGCACGGTCGGCGCGCTCGCCTTCCACGCGAGCGGCTGGGCCGGGACGGTCGGGGTCGGACTCCTGGCGGTGCTGGGCGTCGTCACGATCACGGTCTTCGGCACCCGGGCGGCCCGGCTGCAGCGCCGGGAACTTGCCACGGCCGCCTGA
- a CDS encoding LysR family transcriptional regulator has product MVHQPSSRPRLSPSSDTEDMAEMSKVLAPRLAYFAGVARTEHVTRAAQEMNVPQSTLSRSMARLEQDLGVDLFARHGRTVSLTPAGRTFLTSVERALAEVERAAEEVRADADPTTGKVAFGFLHTMGAETVPGLLHAFRADHPRVRFSLVQNYGEAMLERLRAGELDLCLTSPVPDAPDLVARRLDEQKLRLVVPADHSLAGRRRIRLAEAADETFVTLEPGYGLRRITDDLCKEAGFKPRIAFEGEEAETLRGLVAAGLGVALLPPPAVPRPGVVELTVTAPRAAREIGVAWLEGHPDTPPVAAFKKFLLSRRGSLLP; this is encoded by the coding sequence ATGGTGCATCAACCGAGCTCACGGCCCCGCCTGTCACCAAGCAGTGACACAGAAGACATGGCAGAGATGTCGAAGGTGCTGGCGCCGCGCCTCGCGTACTTCGCGGGCGTCGCCCGCACCGAGCACGTCACCCGAGCCGCCCAGGAGATGAACGTCCCCCAGTCGACCCTGTCCCGGTCCATGGCCCGCCTGGAGCAGGACCTGGGCGTCGACCTGTTCGCCCGGCACGGCCGCACGGTGTCCCTCACCCCGGCCGGCCGCACCTTCCTCACCTCCGTCGAACGCGCCCTGGCCGAGGTCGAGCGCGCCGCCGAGGAAGTGCGCGCCGACGCCGACCCCACCACCGGCAAGGTCGCCTTCGGCTTCCTGCACACCATGGGCGCCGAGACCGTCCCGGGCCTCCTGCACGCCTTCCGCGCCGACCACCCGCGCGTCCGTTTCAGCCTCGTCCAGAACTACGGCGAGGCCATGCTGGAACGCCTGCGCGCGGGCGAGCTCGACCTGTGCCTGACGTCCCCGGTGCCGGACGCCCCCGACCTGGTGGCCCGCCGCCTGGACGAGCAGAAGCTGCGCCTGGTCGTCCCCGCCGACCACTCCCTGGCCGGCCGCCGTCGCATCCGCCTCGCCGAGGCCGCGGACGAAACCTTCGTCACCCTGGAACCCGGCTACGGACTGCGCCGCATCACCGACGACCTCTGCAAGGAGGCCGGCTTCAAGCCCCGCATCGCCTTCGAGGGCGAGGAAGCGGAGACACTGAGGGGCTTGGTGGCGGCGGGCCTGGGGGTGGCCCTCCTGCCCCCGCCGGCCGTCCCCCGCCCGGGAGTGGTGGAACTGACGGTCACGGCCCCGAGGGCGGCCCGCGAAATCGGGGTCGCCTGGCTGGAGGGCCACCCGGACACACCCCCGGTGGCGGCTTTCAAGAAGTTCCTGCTCTCAAGAAGAGGCAGTCTGCTGCCCTAG
- a CDS encoding dienelactone hydrolase — protein MAHQATPVRRARLGRALGPQPTAVSGAVLLLPGGDEVSARRPSPMLATASMRAVGRRLARAGRDEGLAAHVVHYRYRGWNGSEARLAQDATWAADEIVRRYGDVPVCLVGLGMGGRAGLRAGGHDAVNSVLALAPWLPEEDVAVPPEPVKQLVGRQVLIVHGTNDGRTDPELSFRLAARAKKANRDVCRFEVHADGHGLHQYRDEVLALAEDFVMGALFGRVVSRPVRDAFAAPPPLGLRMPLAAGFSPSRR, from the coding sequence ATGGCACACCAAGCGACGCCGGTTCGCAGGGCCCGGCTGGGCAGGGCACTCGGTCCGCAGCCGACGGCGGTGAGCGGCGCGGTGCTGCTGCTCCCCGGCGGTGACGAGGTCTCCGCCCGCAGACCGTCGCCCATGCTGGCGACCGCCTCCATGCGCGCCGTCGGGCGACGGCTGGCCCGCGCCGGCCGGGACGAGGGTCTCGCCGCGCACGTGGTGCACTACCGCTACCGCGGATGGAACGGCAGCGAGGCCCGTCTCGCGCAGGACGCCACCTGGGCGGCCGACGAGATCGTACGGCGCTACGGGGACGTCCCGGTCTGCCTCGTGGGTCTCGGGATGGGCGGCCGGGCGGGGCTGCGGGCGGGAGGCCATGACGCCGTCAACTCCGTGCTGGCGCTCGCCCCCTGGCTGCCGGAGGAGGACGTCGCGGTGCCACCCGAACCGGTGAAGCAGTTGGTCGGGCGCCAGGTGCTGATCGTGCACGGCACGAACGACGGGCGGACGGATCCCGAGCTGTCGTTCCGGCTGGCGGCGCGGGCGAAGAAGGCGAACCGGGACGTGTGCCGGTTCGAAGTGCACGCGGACGGGCACGGGTTGCATCAGTACCGGGACGAAGTGCTGGCGCTGGCCGAGGACTTCGTGATGGGGGCGTTGTTCGGGCGGGTGGTGTCGCGGCCCGTGCGGGACGCGTTCGCGGCGCCGCCGCCCTTGGGGTTGCGGATGCCGTTGGCTGCGGGGTTCAGCCCTTCTCGGCGATAG
- a CDS encoding adenosine deaminase, with the protein MTSQTTANTPTSDQIRRAPKVLLHDHLDGGLRPGTIVELARENGYTQLPDTDPEKLGVWFREAADSGSLERYLETFSHTVGVMQTRDALVRVAAECAEDLAADGVVYAEVRYAPEQHLEGGLGLEEVVEAVNEGFREGERRARENGQRIRVGALLTAMRHAARALEIAELANRHRDLGVVGFDIAGAEAGYPPTRHLDAFEYLKRENNHFTIHAGEAFGLPSIWQALQWCGADRLGHGVRIIDDIQVHEDGRVELGRLASYVRDKRIPLELCPSSNLQTGAASSYTEHPIGLLRRLHFRATVNTDNRLMSHTSMSREFEHLVEAFGYTLDDMQWFSVNAMKSAFIPFDERLAMINDVIKPGYAELKSEWLFRQTASTSGSADSEG; encoded by the coding sequence ATGACGAGCCAGACCACCGCGAACACCCCGACATCGGACCAGATCCGCCGGGCGCCCAAGGTTCTGCTGCACGACCACCTCGACGGCGGTCTGCGCCCCGGCACCATCGTCGAACTCGCCCGCGAGAACGGCTACACCCAACTCCCCGACACCGACCCCGAGAAGCTCGGCGTGTGGTTCCGCGAGGCCGCCGACTCCGGCTCCCTGGAGCGGTACCTGGAGACGTTCTCCCACACCGTCGGCGTCATGCAGACCCGCGACGCCCTGGTCCGGGTCGCCGCCGAGTGTGCCGAGGACCTGGCCGCCGACGGCGTCGTCTACGCCGAGGTGCGCTACGCCCCCGAGCAGCACCTGGAGGGCGGCCTCGGCCTCGAAGAGGTCGTCGAGGCCGTCAACGAGGGCTTCCGGGAAGGGGAACGGCGCGCCCGCGAGAACGGACAGCGCATCCGGGTCGGCGCGCTGCTCACCGCCATGCGGCACGCGGCACGCGCCCTGGAGATCGCCGAACTCGCCAACCGCCACCGCGATCTGGGAGTCGTCGGCTTCGACATCGCCGGTGCCGAGGCCGGCTACCCGCCCACCCGGCACCTCGACGCCTTCGAGTACCTGAAGCGCGAGAACAACCACTTCACCATCCACGCCGGGGAGGCCTTCGGGCTGCCCTCCATCTGGCAGGCCCTGCAGTGGTGCGGCGCCGACCGGCTCGGGCACGGCGTGCGGATCATCGACGACATCCAGGTCCACGAGGACGGCCGGGTCGAACTGGGGCGGCTCGCCTCCTATGTCCGGGACAAGCGCATCCCGCTGGAGCTGTGCCCGAGCTCCAATCTCCAGACCGGGGCGGCGTCCTCGTACACCGAGCACCCCATCGGGCTGCTGCGCCGGCTGCACTTCCGGGCGACGGTCAACACGGACAACCGCCTGATGTCCCACACCAGCATGAGCCGGGAATTCGAGCACCTCGTCGAGGCATTCGGATACACGCTCGACGACATGCAGTGGTTCTCCGTCAATGCGATGAAATCAGCGTTCATTCCTTTCGATGAACGACTGGCCATGATCAATGACGTCATCAAGCCCGGATATGCCGAGCTGAAATCCGAATGGCTGTTCCGTCAGACCGCTTCCACCAGCGGTTCTGCCGATTCCGAGGGCTGA